Part of the Longimicrobium sp. genome is shown below.
TGCCTGAACTTCGTGGTGGGCCATCTCCTCTGGGTGTACAACAACGCATTGGCGATGCTGGGCCAGGAGGGGGTGATGGAGCCCGGCGCGCTGGACCGCTACGCCCGCGGCGCCCCGCCCCTCACCGACCCCGCCGAGGCGATCGACCTGGGGACGCTGATGGCCGCGTGGGATACGGCGTGCGAGCGCGTGGATGCCGGGCTGGCCACGCTGACGCCCGAGTTCCTGGACCAGCACGCGCCCAACAGCCCCACCAACAATCCCGACGAGACCAACCGCACGCTGCTGGGCACCGTCTTCTTCCACCAGGCCTACCATTCGGGCCAGGCGGGGCTCCTCCGCCGCATCGCCGGGAAGAAGGGCGCCATCGCCTGAAGTGGAGACGTGCCGACGCGCGCGATCCGGCATGGTATGGGGAGATTGGGGATGATGTAGCTCCGGAAAGCCCGGCGGACGTTCGCGTTCGCCGGGCTTCCGTCATCTCCGTCACTCCCTGAAAGGATGATTAGGGGCAGTCACCGAGGGTTTACGAAAACTGCGACGGATGCTATTCTCCCTTGCACTGCGAACCGCCCACTCGGGGACGGCGCGGGTAGGACTCATCACAGGGAGTGGCCCAATGGAGAAGGTGAAGCTGAGCCTGGACGAGCTGTCGGTCGAGTCGTTCGAGATGGGCGCCGAGGAGGCGCGCGGGACTGTGAACGCGAACGAGTTCGCGCCTACCGCGCCTACCTTCTATTGCCCCTGCATCGAGCACACCTCGCCGCACGAGTGCGGATGAGCGGCGGCTGATCGGTCGCTGATGAACGCGAACAGGCCCGGCGAGCTCGCCGGGCCTGTTCGCGTTCTTCGATGTCTGCGCGCTGCAGGTCGCACGCACGCCGCGCGCCGCCCTGTCAACCGCGCCGGAGGATGGAGATGCCGAGCGCCGCCGCCCGCGTTATCTTGGGCGCCCGGACGCGGTTCCGTACTTCCGTACTCTCGTACTTTCGTACTTTCCCGAAGCGAAGATGAGCGACACACCGGCGGCGAACATCGGCGAGGATTCCGGCAGCACCGGCCCGGCGGACGGCGGGAAGCAGGCGTGGACCGAGCGCGTGGTGGCGCCCGCGCTGGCGAAGCACCCCGAGCGGCGCGAGCGGTTCGTCTCCACCAGCGGCGTGGAGGTCGACCGGCTGTACACGCCGGAAGACACGGCGGCGCTCGACTACCCGCGCGACCTGGGCTATCCCGGCGAGTACCCGTTCACGCGCGGCATCCAGCCCACCATGTACCGCGGGCGCTTCTGGACCATGCGCCAGTACGCGGGCTTCGGCACGGCCGAGGAGACCAACACGCGCTTCAAGCTCCTGCTGCAGGCGGGGCAGACGGGTCTCTCCACCGCGTTCGACCTGCCCACGCAGATGGGGTACGATTCGGACGCGTCGATGGCGGCGGGCGAGGTCGGGCGCGTGGGCGTGGCCATCGACTCGCTGGCGGACATGCGGCGGCTGCTGGACGGGATCCCGCTGGACAGGGTCAGCACCTCGATGACCATCAACGCCACGGCGGCCATCCTCCTGGCGTTCTACATCGCCGTCGCGGACGAGCGCGGCATCCCCCGCGGCAAGATCAGCGGGACGATCCAGAACGACATCCTGAAGGAGTACATCGCCCGCGGGACGTACATCTACCCCGTGGAGCCCAGCCTGCGCCTGATCACCGACATCTTCGCGTTCTGCAACGCCGAGGTGCCGAAGTGGAACACCATCTCCATCTCCGGCTACCACATCCGCGAGGCGGGGGCCACGGCGGCGCAGGAGATCGCCTTCACCTTCGCCGACGGGCTTGAGTACGTGCGCCGCGCGCTGGACGCGGGGCTGGACGTGGACAGGTTCGCCCCGCGGCTCTCCTTCTTCTTCGCCAGCCACAACGACCTGTTCGAGGAGGTCGCCAAGTTCCGCGCGGCGCGCCGCCTGTGGGCGCGGCTGATGCGCGAGCGCTTCGGCGCGGGCGACGACGCGGCGAAGCTGCGCTTCCACACGCAGACCGGCGGGGTCACGCTGCAGGCGCAGCAGCCGCTGAACAACGTGGTCCGCGTCACGGTTCAGGCCCTCGCCGCCGTGCTGGGCGGTACGCAGAGCCTGCACACCAACGGCTACGACGAGGCGCTGTCGCTCCCCACCGCGCAGGCGGCCACGCTGGCGCTGCGCACGCAGCAGGTGCTGGCGTACGAGAGCGGCGCGGCGGACACGGTCGATCCGCTGGCCGGCAGCTACTATGTCGAGTCGCTGACGACCGCGGTGGAGGAGAAGGCGCGCGAGTACCTGGAGAAGATCGAGGAGATGGGCGGCGCGTCCGAGGCCATCGTCTACATGCAGGAGGAGATCCACCGCGCCGCGTACGAGCACCAGATCTCGGTCGAGGCGGGCGACCGCATCGTCGTCGGCGTCAACAAGTTCCAGTCCGCCGAGGGGGAGCCCGTCGACCTGGCCCAGCCGGACTTCTCCGCGCTGGAGGCGTCGCAGCGGGCCCAGCTGGCCGAGATCAAGCGCGGCCGCGACGGCGCCGAGGTGCGCGCGCGGCTGGAGGCCATCCGCGCCGCCGCCCGCGGCACCGACAACCTGATGCCGCACATCATCGACGCCGTGAAGGCGATGGTCACCCTCGGCGAGATCAGCGACGCGCTCCGCGAGGAGTGGGGCGTCTACCGCCCGGAGTGACCGCGGCGGCTGGACGACGGATGTGGAAGCGCGAAGGGCCTCCCCGCCGGGGAGGCCCTTCGTCTTTCGTGCTCGATCTCGGGCTGCGTCAGGGCGCCGGGGGCGGCATCGTCGACGCGCCGATCGCCGCCAGGATCGCGAGCACGGCGCCCGCGGCGATCAGGACCACGTGGCGCCGGCCAATGCGGGCGTCGGGGCGCACGCCGCGGCGCTCGGCCATCGCGTTGATGGTGGCCTGCACGGGAAGGAGCGGCACGAAGGAGAAGAGCGTGGCGATGGTTCCCGGCCCCGGGAACCGCCACGCCGCCGAGATCAGGAAGAAGGCGATGGCCAGCACCATCGGGCTCCACGCCACCGCCACCGAGCCGGCGCGCGCCTGCTCGGCCACCTCGTCGAAGAGCGAGTAGCTCCACAGCGGCGCGAAGAACGAGCGCCAGAACGGCATCAGCCGGCGGCCGGTGCGCTCGCGCACCCGCGTCCAGTTGCGGTAGAACCAGTACAGCTGGTACAGGCCGAGCGAGAAGAAGGAGAGCAGCGCCAGCTTCTGCAGCGCCATCGCATGGAGCTCGCCCGCCTCGGACGCGGCCAGCCCCGCCGGCGCCTCCGTCTCGATCGCGGCCTGCGGGAGCGGATGCCCGCAGCGCACGCACGCGGGGATGTCGCCGGGGAGCGTCTGTTCGCAGGCGGGACAGGTGACCAGTGACATCGGTTCCTTCGAAGGGATTCGTGGCCGCCGCGGCCGGAAGCCATCTCCGCCCGGCGCGGCGGCGTGCGGCCACAAATCTCAACCCGCACAGCACTTGCGCGCAAGCGGCACGGGCGCGGCGACCCAGCTCATGTTCCCCCGTTCCGCTCGCGCACGATCTCCCCGAGGATGGTGCGTACGTGGCTCGACAGGCGCTGGCGGTCCGTGAACCCGGCGAACGGCGTGGCCGTGTCGGTGAACGCGTGGAAGTCGATGCGCCTGCGCAGCCCGGGGTCGTCGGTGAGCCAGTTCCGGTACGTCTCCAGCCCCGGGTCGCCGTCGCGGAACGAGCGCGAGTAGATCAGCAGCCGCGTCCGCCTGGGCGCCAGCGCGTTGACGAACGCCTTCAGCGCGGTATCTCCCTGCGCCTCGGTGCTGTGCGCGAAGGCGGAGCGATGGATGATGACGAGGTCGGGATCGGCCTGCAGCACCTCGGAGATCTGCGCCGGCAGCTGGGCCCAGCTCTGCGGGACGGAATACGCCTGGGCCCGCGGAAAGCCCGGGTCCTGGCCGAGGATCGCCCGGATCTCGTCCGAGTTGGTGAAGGCGGGATCGCGCAGTCCCTGGTACGTGTTGCGCGGGTTCGCCATCAGCAGGACGGACAGGTCCCGCATGGTGACGGGGTGTCCGCCCGCCGGCTTGTCCTGCCAGAGGGGATAGAACCCGGCCGCGGTGATCAGCACCAGCACCGGGCCCAGGCACTGGAACAGGAGCTTCCGCTCCTTCAGGTCCGGCACTTCGAGCGGGCCGATGCGCTTGCCCGGGAAGTAGGGCGCCAGCATGAACGCCAGGCTGATCAGGACCAGCGATCCTCCCAGCGCATCCGGCTGGCCGAGCTTGTGATAGGTGCTGACGAGGTCCATCGGTGTCTCGCGGTGGGCGTCGGACGGGGAGAACCGGGCGGGCAACCATCATAGTGCTGTTTTGGAGGGCCGGATCGCCAGATTTTCCTGCGCCCACGCGAATCGCCCCGCCACGAGTGGAACGTGGCGGGGCGATGCGTGTCCGCGCTCGGGCCGTCACATCAGTGTGCAGGCCTCCTCGAAGGCGAGCCGCGGCAGGCGCGGGAAGAGCTTCTCGCGCGTCCCGTAGCCCAGGTTCACCAGGAAGTTGCTCTTCACGTGCCCCTCGGGGAAGAACTCCTGGTCGCACCCCTCGCACTCCCTGCCCGCGCCGAAGAACTCCTCGTCGAGCCGGGCGTTGTCGAAGCCGGACATCGGCCCGCAGTCCAGCCCCAGCGCGCGCGCCGCCATCATCAGGTAGGCGCCCTGCAGCGACGAGTTGCGCCGCGCGGTGGTCTCCACCAGCTGGGGATTGTTCGCGTACAGGTCACCCATCGCCGGGTTCGGGGGGAAGAGCTTGGCCATCTTGTGGTAGAACAGCAGGTCGTACGCAACGATCACCGTTACCGGCGCGGTCATCGTCTTCTCCACGTTTCCCGGCGCCAGCACGGGGCGCAGCCGCTCCCTGGCCTCCCGCGAGCGCACGAACACGAAGCGCGCCGGGTTCGAGTTGGCCGCCGTCGGCCCCAGCTTGCACATCTCATACAGCTCGCGGAGCGTGTCGTCGCTCACCGGCCGGTCCTGCCAGCTGTAGTACGAGCGCGCCTCGCGGAAAAGCACGTCCAGCGCCCGGTCGTCCACCCGCTTCTCCATCATCCCCCCCGTCGTTGCCGTTCCAGGCCGAACCACGAACGGGAGATGGAGATTGCAACATCCGCGCAGGGCCGGGTGGCAGACGCAAAGGCGACTCGCGCCGACGGCGTTTTCGTGCCCGATCAGGCCGGCGCCGCCGCGGCGGCGGGGACCAGGTCGCAGTACGCGAACCGCCCGCCGCGCATCACCACCTCGCCGACGTCGTACTCCACCGGCGCGCGGAAGCCCGGGCCGGCGGAGACGAAGGTGTGGAACTCGCCGTTCTCGCCGCACGGGTCCACGCCCGCGGGCAGATCGGCCAGCAGCGCCGCGTCATACGCGCGCCCGGCGAAGCCCGCGTCCAGCTGCGTGGTGTCCACGCACACCAGCCGCGCCTGGAAGCCGCGCTCCACGAATTCGCCCGCGAGCGCCGCCGTGCCGCGCCCCCAGAGCGGGAACACGGGCTCGAAGCCGAGGGGGATGACGCGCTCCTCGCGGTAGCGGCGCACGTCCTCCAGGAACAGGTCGCCGAACGCGATCCGCCGCGCCCCGAAACGCCCGCGCACCTCGGCCAGCGCCGCGGCGAGCGCCGCCTCGTAGTCCGCGTTCGAGCACTCGGGCTGCAGCCGGAACTCGTGCAGCGGCAGCCCCAGCGCCGCCGCCTGCGCCCGCAGCAGCTCCCGCCGCACGCCGTGGATGCTGATGCGCTCGTATCCGGCGGTGACGCTCGTCAGCAGGACGATGGGGCCGTGCGCGCCGGAGGCACGGAGCGCGTCCAGCGCCAGCGCGCTGTCCTTGCCGCCGCTCCAGCTCAGGATCAGGGGTTCGGGCATCTTCTTCCGATCGGCAGGGGAGGTGGAGGGAGGAAGATGCCCGGCCGGCGGCGGATCCGACAGGCGGCGGCAGGACGGATCCGCATTCGAGCCGATCTCCCGATGCCGCCTTAGATCCTTATGAGTCTTTCGATGGTCGATCGCTGGATGGACTCGCATGGCCAGAACTCCTGAGAGTTTCCGCCATTTTTGCCGGAGGGGTTGCGCTGCGGTCCGTCGATCCGTTACTGTTCCCGCCATGAGCAACGTCACCGCCTGCGCATTCTGGTGCTATTACTACCGGCTTCCCCACGGGAACCCGGAGTTGGTCGCGCGCGGCTGAAGACGCAGCCAC
Proteins encoded:
- a CDS encoding DinB family protein, with translation MTATAAAPASEVAGFRHQAGIVHQVLRMNVEGFTHEESLIQPSPAGNCLNFVVGHLLWVYNNALAMLGQEGVMEPGALDRYARGAPPLTDPAEAIDLGTLMAAWDTACERVDAGLATLTPEFLDQHAPNSPTNNPDETNRTLLGTVFFHQAYHSGQAGLLRRIAGKKGAIA
- a CDS encoding methylmalonyl-CoA mutase family protein, producing MSDTPAANIGEDSGSTGPADGGKQAWTERVVAPALAKHPERRERFVSTSGVEVDRLYTPEDTAALDYPRDLGYPGEYPFTRGIQPTMYRGRFWTMRQYAGFGTAEETNTRFKLLLQAGQTGLSTAFDLPTQMGYDSDASMAAGEVGRVGVAIDSLADMRRLLDGIPLDRVSTSMTINATAAILLAFYIAVADERGIPRGKISGTIQNDILKEYIARGTYIYPVEPSLRLITDIFAFCNAEVPKWNTISISGYHIREAGATAAQEIAFTFADGLEYVRRALDAGLDVDRFAPRLSFFFASHNDLFEEVAKFRAARRLWARLMRERFGAGDDAAKLRFHTQTGGVTLQAQQPLNNVVRVTVQALAAVLGGTQSLHTNGYDEALSLPTAQAATLALRTQQVLAYESGAADTVDPLAGSYYVESLTTAVEEKAREYLEKIEEMGGASEAIVYMQEEIHRAAYEHQISVEAGDRIVVGVNKFQSAEGEPVDLAQPDFSALEASQRAQLAEIKRGRDGAEVRARLEAIRAAARGTDNLMPHIIDAVKAMVTLGEISDALREEWGVYRPE
- a CDS encoding malonic semialdehyde reductase, which translates into the protein MEKRVDDRALDVLFREARSYYSWQDRPVSDDTLRELYEMCKLGPTAANSNPARFVFVRSREARERLRPVLAPGNVEKTMTAPVTVIVAYDLLFYHKMAKLFPPNPAMGDLYANNPQLVETTARRNSSLQGAYLMMAARALGLDCGPMSGFDNARLDEEFFGAGRECEGCDQEFFPEGHVKSNFLVNLGYGTREKLFPRLPRLAFEEACTLM